One window of Lytechinus variegatus isolate NC3 chromosome 2, Lvar_3.0, whole genome shotgun sequence genomic DNA carries:
- the LOC121407774 gene encoding uncharacterized protein LOC121407774: MSYCVRKKQKLNCGQPYISHRKARSKQDSKPHLKEQCGTSHMPNHNFGALFSRLPLECKVRIFSFLSDTDKCEAAKVCSEWAGVMRTPRLWQVADFTFALAQGDLPKDKCEAIKCIKDRATNYIYHFVSRGALLRHLFFQLDIIEGEEIWLKFLIYLLKMTNSHELKVVHAEWTSSPEFMPFQAPEITWKSDRVKSFLCLLMALGDMCPSIEEIHTPFDWSFSSVKALSTFKQLHTLELDKYWVFSVLREENLNYLLESLPCLKRFKLSVSVPLIGMMSFPQYIMRSESLEVLDISNSTCFFLRSIHLPALTSISTSRNRWTGPLLSREALRVHCLYNILKTGAPRLSVFNQCIVEDDWRSRVTQEFEDALKSSCYCSSHKRGSFLF, translated from the exons ATGTCATATTGTGTGAGAAAAAAGCAAAAATTAAATTGCGGACAGCCTTATATCAGTCAtagaaaagcaagaagtaaacAGGATTCAAAGCCGCACCTGAAGGAACAGTGTGGTACATCTCATATGCCAAATCATAATTTTGGAGCCTTGTTCTCCAGATTGCCTTTGGAATGCAAAGTAagaatattttcctttttaagcGACACTGATAAATGTGAGGCTGCCAAAGTGTGTTCAGAATGGGCTGGGGTAATGAGAACACCACGTCTGTGGCAAGTGGCTGATTTCACCTTTGCTTTGGCTCAAGGAGATCTCCCAAAAGATAAGTGCGAAGCCATCAAATGTATCAAGGACAGGGCCACAAACTACATCTATCACTTTGTGTCAAGAGGAGCCCTGCTGCGTCACTTGTTCTTCCAGCTGGATATCATCGAGGGCGAGGAAATATGGCTCAAGTTCCTGATCTATCTCCTCAAAATGACCAACTCGCATGAACTCAAAGTGGTCCATGCAGAGTGGACATCCTCTCCAGAATTCATGCCATTTCAGGCACCGGAGATTACCTGGAAATCAGACAGGGTCAAATCGTTCTTGTGCCTGCTGATGGCCCTCGGTGACATGTGCCCTTCCATTGAAGAAATCCATACTCCTTTTGATTGGTCTTTTTCTTCAGTCAAAGCGCTCTCAACCTTCAAGCAGCTACACACATTGGAGCTTGATAAGTACTGGGTGTTTTCTGTCCTGAGAGAGGAGAACCTGAATTACTTGCTGGAGAGCTTGCCGTGTCTGAAGAGGTTCAAGCTGAGTGTGAGTGTGCCGTTAATCGGAATGATGTCATTTCCACAGTACATCATGAGGTCAGAATCACTGGAGGTGCTGGACATCTCTAACAGTACTTGTTTCTTTCTCAGGAGTATACATCTACCAGCTTTAACATCGATATCCACCTCAAG GAATCGTTGGACTGGTCCATTGTTGTCTAGAGAAGCCTTGAGAGTGCATTGCCTCTACAACATTCTAAAGACTGGTGCACCAAGGCTTAGTGTTTTTAACCAATGCATCGTGGAAGATGACTGGAGGTCAAGGGTAACACAAGAGTTTGAAGATGCTTTGAAATCAAGTTGCTACTGTTCAAGCCATAAACGAGGAAGCTTTCTATTTTAG